A region from the Sutcliffiella horikoshii genome encodes:
- the ftsL gene encoding cell division protein FtsL, translating into MSNLAHKIQRQHEERIQQSPKRQLVVKKRSKITLGEKILAYMFIGMLAFGAVHVITNHVNIYHVNSEIQTLEGSIESQLKENRELELRVAEESSYEVILEKAKNLGLTLNENNVKNVGN; encoded by the coding sequence ATGAGTAACTTAGCTCACAAAATCCAGAGGCAGCATGAAGAACGTATACAACAGTCGCCAAAAAGGCAATTGGTCGTAAAGAAACGTTCAAAAATCACTCTTGGGGAAAAAATACTTGCCTATATGTTTATCGGTATGCTGGCATTCGGTGCAGTTCACGTTATTACAAACCATGTGAATATCTATCATGTGAATAGCGAAATTCAAACGCTTGAAGGGTCCATTGAATCACAATTAAAGGAAAACCGTGAACTTGAACTTCGCGTAGCGGAAGAAAGCAGCTATGAAGTCATTCTTGAGAAAGCCAAAAACCTTGGTCTGACATTAAACGAAAACAATGTGAAGAACGTAGGGAACTAA
- the rsmH gene encoding 16S rRNA (cytosine(1402)-N(4))-methyltransferase RsmH encodes MFHHVTVLLNEAVEGLNIKEDGTYVDCTLGGAGHSSEIVKRLSDKGRLIAFDQDDHALEHAKNVLHNYLDRVIFIKSNFKHLKEKLFEQGITKVDGVLFDLGVSSPQLDTPERGFSYHHEAPLDMRMDMNSPLSAYDVVNEWPYEKLVRIFFQYGEEKFSKQIARKIEEYRKSKPIETTLELVEIIKDGIPAPARRTGGHPAKRVFQAIRIAVNDELGVFEDAIHQAIDVLKVGGRVSVITFHSLEDRMCKVAFKEKSQLPQLPPGLPIIPEEFQPVLKLITRKPILPSEEELEANNRARSAKLRIAEKAKD; translated from the coding sequence ATGTTTCACCACGTAACAGTACTACTCAACGAAGCAGTAGAAGGTCTTAACATTAAAGAGGATGGAACGTATGTTGATTGCACATTAGGAGGTGCAGGACACAGTTCCGAAATTGTAAAAAGGTTATCAGACAAAGGAAGACTGATCGCATTTGACCAAGATGACCATGCTCTAGAACATGCGAAAAATGTGTTACATAACTATCTGGACAGGGTCATTTTCATCAAAAGCAATTTCAAGCACTTAAAAGAAAAACTATTTGAGCAGGGAATCACCAAAGTGGATGGAGTGTTGTTCGACCTTGGCGTTTCATCTCCTCAATTGGACACTCCTGAAAGAGGTTTTAGTTACCATCACGAAGCACCTTTGGATATGCGAATGGACATGAACAGTCCGCTTAGTGCCTATGATGTGGTCAATGAGTGGCCATATGAGAAGCTTGTAAGGATATTCTTTCAATATGGAGAAGAGAAGTTTTCCAAACAAATAGCTAGAAAAATTGAGGAATACCGAAAGTCAAAGCCGATTGAAACGACACTGGAATTGGTGGAAATTATTAAAGATGGCATACCAGCTCCTGCTAGGAGAACTGGCGGGCATCCGGCTAAAAGGGTGTTCCAAGCAATAAGAATTGCAGTAAATGACGAGTTGGGTGTTTTTGAAGATGCTATTCATCAAGCAATTGATGTCTTGAAAGTCGGGGGTAGAGTTTCTGTTATTACCTTCCATTCACTTGAAGACAGAATGTGTAAAGTAGCATTTAAAGAAAAAAGTCAGCTGCCACAACTGCCGCCTGGACTTCCAATTATTCCAGAAGAATTTCAGCCGGTACTTAAACTCATCACAAGAAAGCCGATACTACCTAGTGAAGAGGAACTAGAAGCGAATAATCGTGCAAGATCGGCAAAACTAAGAATTGCAGAAAAAGCTAAAGACTAA
- the mraZ gene encoding division/cell wall cluster transcriptional repressor MraZ, giving the protein MFMGEYNHTIDAKGRMIVPAKFRDHLGETFVLTRGLDKCLFGYPLSEWKTVEDKLKQLPLTKKDARAFTRFFFSGASECELDKQGRVNIATPLVQYAQLEKECVVIGVSNRIEIWSKDNWNSFVEDSEDSFAEIAENLVDFDL; this is encoded by the coding sequence ATGTTCATGGGGGAATATAATCATACAATTGATGCAAAAGGGCGTATGATTGTGCCTGCGAAATTCCGTGATCATTTAGGTGAAACCTTTGTTCTTACCAGAGGCCTCGATAAATGCCTATTTGGCTATCCGCTCTCTGAATGGAAAACAGTTGAAGATAAACTGAAACAATTGCCACTTACTAAAAAGGATGCCCGTGCATTTACACGTTTCTTCTTTTCTGGTGCTTCTGAGTGTGAATTGGACAAGCAAGGTCGAGTGAACATTGCCACCCCACTTGTTCAGTATGCACAGCTGGAAAAGGAATGCGTTGTGATCGGAGTGTCTAATCGAATAGAAATCTGGAGCAAGGACAACTGGAACTCATTTGTGGAAGACTCGGAAGACTCCTTCGCAGAGATTGCAGAAAACCTCGTGGATTTTGACTTATAA